From Candidatus Methylomirabilota bacterium, a single genomic window includes:
- a CDS encoding ABC transporter permease yields MLTLLIRRVVRLVVVLVGVTLVTFTILHVSGDPVSLIMPEAPEADRAALRVAMGFDDPLPVQFTRFLANTARGNFGNSFFHRAPALPLVLERMPTTLLLSVFAMALSLALAVPLGIITAIRRASLLDWGATLIVFLGTSMPVFWTGIMLILLFAVQLRVLPVSGWESWASLVLPTVTLATFSTPLLLRIVRSSMLEVINLDYVRTARAKGVSEWFVICRHALINAALPLVTVAGLQFGLLLTGAIITETVFAVPGMGRLIVGAIRQLDFPIVQAGVFVFAMIIVMVNFTVDLLYIYLNPQIRVR; encoded by the coding sequence GTGCTGACCCTGCTGATCCGCCGGGTCGTCCGCCTCGTGGTAGTGCTGGTGGGGGTGACGCTCGTCACATTCACCATCCTCCACGTGAGCGGCGACCCGGTGTCGCTCATCATGCCGGAGGCGCCGGAAGCCGATCGGGCCGCCCTCCGCGTGGCCATGGGCTTCGACGACCCGCTCCCCGTGCAGTTCACGCGCTTCCTCGCCAACACCGCGCGGGGCAATTTCGGCAACTCGTTCTTCCATCGCGCCCCCGCCCTGCCGCTCGTGCTGGAGCGCATGCCGACCACGCTGCTCCTCTCCGTGTTCGCGATGGCCCTCTCCCTCGCGCTCGCCGTCCCGCTCGGCATCATCACCGCGATCCGCCGGGCCTCGCTTCTCGACTGGGGGGCGACGCTCATCGTGTTCCTCGGCACCTCCATGCCCGTCTTCTGGACGGGCATCATGCTGATACTGCTCTTCGCGGTGCAGCTCCGCGTGCTGCCCGTCTCGGGCTGGGAGAGCTGGGCGTCGCTCGTGCTGCCCACCGTCACCCTCGCCACCTTCTCGACCCCGCTGCTGCTCCGCATCGTGCGCTCGAGCATGCTCGAGGTGATCAATCTCGACTACGTGCGCACCGCACGGGCCAAGGGCGTGTCCGAGTGGTTCGTCATCTGCCGCCACGCCCTCATCAACGCCGCCTTGCCGCTGGTCACGGTGGCCGGTCTCCAGTTCGGCTTGCTCCTCACCGGCGCCATCATCACCGAGACCGTCTTCGCGGTGCCCGGCATGGGGCGGCTCATTGTCGGCGCCATCCGCCAGCTCGACTTCCCGATCGTCCAGGCGGGCGTCTTCGTCTTCGCC